TTTGTGTAGACCTGGCGATTTTCACTGTCCAGAATATTGCGGTAAATACTTGCGGAGTTCTCGATCCAGTCATTGATCAGAGAATCGATCACTTCTCCGGTGCTTTCCAGTGAATATTCATCTTTTGCCTCATCCATATTACCAAACTGAAGGTTCCCGTTTTTAAATTCTCGACGAAATTCTTTTTCATAGTAATAATGGTAGGTTCCGTCATCCTTCTGGCAGACGATGATCTCATCATCATTGTCTCCATCTGCCATCTTGGTCCCGTCTGCGTAGTACATCTCCTGATCGTTTTCCCAGTAATTCACAAGATCACCAAGACGGTATGCAAGCCCATTTACATTTTCATTTGAAATCGTACGATCTGAATCATATTCTTTCAGATCTACAATTCTGTTTTCATCATATTTTCCTTCTGTTTCAAAATTGCTGTCGTATCCTTCCGCAGCCGTAATATCATTTGCAGCACTCATTAGCTTGTCGGTAAACCCTTTTGACTGATCATACTTCTTATGTGGCTTTTCAAACAGGATTCCTGCCAGATTATCGCCCGGATAACTGAATGTAAAAACCAGACATGTGATCATCACCACCGCTAAAATATGCTCCAGTACGATCAGGATTCCTTTACATGGTGCGCTTTGATACCATTTGTTATTCATAAGACCTCCTAACCGATCTTCTCTACCTTATATCCGACACCCCATACTACCTTCAGGTAACGTGGCTCTTTCGGATTGATTTCGATTTTCTCCCGAATATGGCGGATATGTACGGCAACGGTATTGTCCGCTCCGATTGCTTCTTCATTCCAGATATTTTCGTAAATCTGATTGATAGAGAACACCTTTCCCTGATTTTTAACGAGTAACAGTAATATATTGTATTCAATCGGTGTCAGCTTCACTTTTTCGCCGTCCACAGTCACTTCTTTCAGATCATCCCTGATCACAAGTCCCCCGGTCCGGAACTCACTCTGGTTGTCAGATCTCGCCGTACTTCCAAGCTGGGTGTAACGTCTGAGCTGGGATTTTACCCTTGCTACCAGCTCCAACGGATTGAACGGTTTGGTCATGTAATCATCTGCACCGATATTCAGTCCTAAAATCTTGTCCGCATCCTCTGATTTGGCGGATAAAATAATAATCGGGAGGCTCATGTTTTCCCGGATCTTGAGTGTCGCCCGGATTCCGTCCAGCCGCGGCATCATCACATCCATGATCAGAAGATCAACTTCATTTCTTTTCAATACCTTGATCGCTTCGTCGCCATCATACGCCTTCAGGACTTCGTATCCTTCCTGCGTCAGGTAAATATCTATTGCTTCTACAATGTCTTTATCATCATCACATACTAATATTTTCGCCATCTTTTTCACCTCCTCTATACTATACAAGATTAGCAGAGATTTTTTAAGAGATAGGGCGGGATTTTCTTAAGAATTTTTTGAGATTTGAAAATAAATACTCCCGGCAAATTTTACCTTGCCGGGAGTCCTTTAAATGTCTTCTATATTTTTAAAGACGTTTCTTTTTTCTGATTATTAAAACAGTGGCGATTGCCAGAATTGCTGCTGTCATTCCGATTAATGGGAATACCAGATTATTTCTGTCTCCTGTCTGCACTTTTCCTGAATTCTTATTGGAAGAATTGCTGTTGTTATTGTTGTTATTATTTATGATGTTATTTACTGTATTATTACCACCACTGCTTCCGTTATTGGAATTTGATCCGCTTCCACTGCCTGTTCCACCATTGTTCTCACTGCCGGATCCATTTCCTGGTTTTGGATCTTCTGGGTTTGGTTTCTCTGGATTTGGTTTTTCCGGTGTCGGATTCTCCGGATCCGGCTTT
The sequence above is drawn from the Coprococcus comes ATCC 27758 genome and encodes:
- a CDS encoding response regulator transcription factor, with amino-acid sequence MAKILVCDDDKDIVEAIDIYLTQEGYEVLKAYDGDEAIKVLKRNEVDLLIMDVMMPRLDGIRATLKIRENMSLPIIILSAKSEDADKILGLNIGADDYMTKPFNPLELVARVKSQLRRYTQLGSTARSDNQSEFRTGGLVIRDDLKEVTVDGEKVKLTPIEYNILLLLVKNQGKVFSINQIYENIWNEEAIGADNTVAVHIRHIREKIEINPKEPRYLKVVWGVGYKVEKIG